The DNA window TACACAACCAAGTTTCTAATTGGCGCTTCAAGGAGGATTTTGCTCTACTATGCAGAACCAATCTAAGTTCCTCCTGAAGGAAGCCTTCCCTCTAGCTAGAGACAGAATGCCAGCATAAAAAATGATAGAATTCCAGTGGCACCACCAGATAAACCCATTAAATATGGCATTCATCTAGCATAGAGGGCACTTCACAAACCAATAGACAGTTAATCATTGATTCCAAGTTACAACTTACAACAATAGCACTGAGTATACTGACATCATATCACATGAATAGTTTTGTCTGAGAACCTTTCACACACCCATTTTTACCGTCTATAGCTCCCTTCATAAACAACCGTTATTTTGGGTATTAATTTGACAGGATATGATCATCACCTAGTCTTCTTTGATAGATGCCTGAAAATCTGTTAAATTGTGCATACATTTTTTGTAAAATTCGTAATTTGTAAGATTGCATTTGAATTTTTCTTTAAAAACCTTGGaaaattataaactaattaaCTAGGATCCTACCAACATGTTAGGCTAAAATAATAATCCTAAATTTATAATCAGATTATATAGTCATTATCTCAACTAAAAATAAAGAAATCCTAAGACACTAACCACTGCCCTACCCATATTTTGACGCGAGAGGTGGTGCTCATGCACATAGTGATATACAATATCCAAAAAAAGCTTTTTATGAGGTAAGGATATGGAAATCGAACTGGCAACTACAAAGACCTTGAGTGACCATAAGGTGAAAACCACTTAAATCTTCATTATGCCTAGGAATACCTGACAGATACTTCTATAAATTATGGAATTACACAGCCAAAAACATGGTCAACTTGCAAATTAAAGAAGCAAACATAGGGATGCTACTAGTGTTCATCAACATGAGGGAATATGTGAAAATATATTGGAACATGCACATCAGTACATCCAGTTTCATGTAATGACAGTCAAATTACTTTTGCATAATACATCTTAAGAAATGAGCTATCTCGTCCAAGCAAACAATGTTTATGAGATAAAAAGGCATATATAGAGAAAAAGCATCAATCGAAAAGGAAGATCTGAGATTCAAAGTGATACTCACACTTGTTTAGTTCCATAAAAGTAGACCAGCAACTTCTTTTTGGATGCAGGAGGAGGAAGGTTCCATTTCTGTGGTTCACTTATCTGTAACAGTATGGGTAGTCATGAACTGAGATACTCGATGAAGATATTCTCCAATTTCAACTCAACAACAATGCACATGATCAAGAGTAAACAAAAACAAGACTAGGAGTGCATAAATAGAAAGGGAAAATATAAAAATAATCTTCTCCAGGAAATCCAAGCTTAGTGGCAAGGACTTATGAAGTTAGCCTCATCAACATGccataaaaaaaagaaaagaaatggtttGCTGAAATAACACCGATGAACTTCTGGAAGAATAGAGAGTTAGAGACATTATTAAAAGAAACTTTTGGAGAGCAAAGGCAAAGAAATACATCGTAGTTGATGGTAAGTAACTGTATCACTTATGACCCATGAAATCCCATGGCCAAATCTAGGACTATAGGTTAATATCAAAGTTAGTGATGGTCGAGAAGGATATACTTTTTCTACATTAACACCTAATTAATATATATAACTGCATGAAATGATGGATAGCTCTCATGCGTGTTTGAGAAAAAAATTAATACATATAACTAATGGGAACCTCCAAAATCCAGATCCTAGAAAGCATGAAAAAGTTAGAAAATCCACAAACATATCTAACTGCAGGAAAATAAGAAGCAAGCTATTGGCAAAACAAAATATCTAGAGAAATTCCTATTCACAACAGAAGCCCCAATTTCAACTGGACCTCAAAAGAAAATCATCTGTCTCATTTCATTATTGATAGGGCTTATTTCCTCATCGCATACGGACTCATTTCCAAAATAAAGGTAAACGAACAAGCAGCATTATGTCAAGACTATATCCTACCTCACTTGTTAATGCTCAGAATACTAATCGATTGGTAAAATTAGCTATGTATATCATCTTGTCCAGCTCTGAAAAGGACCTTACAGTACCACCTAGACCTCAACTATGCCTTGAGATCTATAAAAGTTGGCATGGACTAAATATTTTGATGAACTGCTATATCAAATGAACAAAAAAACATACATGTGTTACTTCAATGGGGAGTTATCATCAAATTTCTAAACCCCATCATGAGAAAGCAAATAAGAATTTTATCAAACCAATTCATGGTGCCCACCAATCTTAATGATCCAACGTCACCAAGGGGCTAAACCATGTGAGAGTAGTGCAAACAAATCAAGTGAGAGTAGTGCAAGGTTGCCCCCATCTTCAACCGGAGAGAGTATAAGGATTGACACAATGAAAATCCGTCTTCAAAACTATTGTAGTTCCACAAATGAAAATGTTGGACCAAGGATAAAGGCCCCCACCCCTCCCACTATAACACCTGGGTTTTATGGTCGGGTTGGCTAGGTGGGACGTTCTAACTTGGTACCAGAGCCGAGGTCCTGGGTTCGATCCCTCCCGGCCACGCATTTCCGCTGCGCGATTTCCCCTGCGTCTCTTGTGTGCTGAGACCTGCTGCGGGCTACGCCGGGCAACCTGCTGCGGGCTACGCCGGGCTCGCACGCCGTAGGGGGAATGTTGGACCAAGGATAAAGGCCCCCACCCCTCCCACTATAACACCTGGGTTTTATGGTCGGGTTGGCTAGGTGGGACGTTCTAACTGAAAACATCAATGGTTGCTTCCAAATCTTCATCAAGTACATATATAATTGTTAGAGGACTAAACTGTCAAGGGATACAGATCAGATGCAAGCATTAGAAATAGCAATGACAACTATCAAAGAACCATTTGAAACTTCATAGTTTCATATGAACAAGATATCTGCATAAGCTTATTGCACATATGCCATCTGCTGTAAGGGTTACTAGGTGAGAAGAGTCTTCTAAAGAGGCATCATAGTAGATGGAACCAAACAGGTAATCACCATGTTCCACCAAAGTACCCCGCCTAGATCATCCACAAACCATTGAAGCCCATATATTGGTACTAACCAGCAAAAAATTAACATCTCCATGTTCCACCAAAGTACCTAGCCTAAATCATCATGTTCCACCAAAGTACCCAGCCTAAATCATCCAGAAACCATTGAAGCCTATATATTGGTACTAACAAGCAAAAACTTAACATCTCCGCATTCACCTAAAGGACCAAGAATTACCTAAAATATAGCATAGAATCCTTAAGGTTGCAAGCATACAGCGTGAGGAACCAACATTTGCTCCAACAAACATCATTGGTTTACTACATCTTCATTAATACCAAAGTTTAACAAGCTCCCATATACCACTCAATTCAATTCTACGACCCCGTTTGCCAGAAGGAAAGAGATCTCCATTGTAGTAACCAATCACTTATCATGGCAATCAATATTGGAAAAATGCATCACATTGCAGAGAGAAATCATAGCCAGGGCATGGAAGTAGCAGAAACTCACTAAGTGTTCAGAAGTTCTATTCATTGGTGAGTTACTCACCACTGATCTCATATGCCAAGAAAACCCTAAACATGACAATCCTCACTAAACACACTACCAAAACGACAAAAACTAGCACGGATTAATAAAAGGCAATCATAATGAGCAGCGCATAGAAACCTTAACTTTTAGTACGGATCAACTTAGGACAGTAAAAAAAAGTTTACTTTCATCAAACAATGAACCCTAGGCAAGCTCTCCAACTACAGTTAGAATCCCCAAACTGCATGGTGATGCCTAAACTAGTGCGAGGGGTGCCGGATCAGAGAGAACAAGCGGCCAGGGCAACTCACCACGGCCGGCCACGCCGGGAAGCCCTTCATCTTAGCGAGCACAAGGTCGCCCACCTTCCActgcgccgccgcggcagctgcggccgcggccgcggccgcggctgcgCCGCGCTTCTTACGGGCCGGCGGCATCGCTGACCCTCCCGCCCACCCACCACCGGCGGTCAGAGGGCGCCTCCGTTGCGTCTAGTTCCAGGGGCGGCAGCGCCGCCGGTTGCTGGAGCGGAAGCGGGTCCAGActtcgtggcggcggcggcgagagagGCAGGAGGCATGAGGCGCCGGAGTGGGGATGCGGAGTCCGGTTAGGCTTCCAGAATTCTCCCTTCCGATTTGATTTTACTGGCGCTCTTTCCCAATTTTTCGTCAATTTTTTTTGTTGGTGCCTCAAAGAGTAGGAGTTCCGTTTGGCGAGAAAGAGAGCAAGAAGCCTAGGGCATCTTCATTCTTCAAGGCTAGAGATGCTTAATAGCCACGTAAGCACttgtaattttattttttttttcctcGATGTCCTATTGGATTGTGATTATGGTTCTAAACTATACTAGTACTAGTTATAGCTATCTCTTTATCTTGCTGCGAAggaaaaaattaaaaaataaagATTTTAAATAGCAAGCTACTAAGTATAGTGGTTCTAGGTAATCATACAGAAAACTTTTGATCGTGTTCCTTATTGGGGAATCCTTGTCAATTTGTGCAAGCCCTAAACCAAAGGGACAACGAAGTACATTCCATTGCGTCTTGCACTAACACAAGCGAGCAGGCTCAATGGACAAGCCCGTGCGCCTTCCATGTTTTCTTTTTTTGACTAGGTGCGCCTTCCATGATACTAAGTTGGAAAACTGTAAATGACGACAGGTTAAAGCTAAAGTTTTCTTGAGCTTAGAAGTGGGATACAAAAGCTCTGAAAACACTCGTACATAATTTTGTTTCTGTGAACTAGTACTATCAACCTCAATGTTTCAAAACAAACAGCAAACTAAAGAACATAGAAGCGTTCTTGTCCTACGAACATCACATTCTCGAGTCACCATGGGCCCATGGCCATGCTCGGTACACTGCTTAGTGCTTCATTAGTTGGCTACAGAGGAACCTTGGGGAAAAAAATGGAGCGCAATGCTTCGGTACTCTCAATTACTGATGATGAAAACCAAGGTGAGGCATGGGTTGCTGAAGATACATGTTCTTCGTTCTTTCTGTCCTTCAGGAAATCACACGGACACGCATTGCCAGGGATTCACAAACTGCACAGCTCGTTGCATAGAAGACTCAAACTTTATCAGCAGCATCCAGCGATGTGCCCTCTGAACTTCTGACTGCAGCCAGCTTCTCAGCTAATCTTTGCTCCAGCGCCCGTTGACCCCTCTCTCTGCAATGAGATAAACAATATTTAGCCAGACGGAATAGAAGCACGATGCACGAAACAAGCAACTGGCAACAGAGTTGTGTCATATTAAACCACCAATTGGAGCTACAAGCTAGTGCAGCAATATAACTAAAACTAAAATCATGACAGCCAGCAGGAACAAATGGTGACTCCACTCTAGCTCACAAACTTGACAACTGCGACTATGTAGTATGTAGTGTACAGAATCGATGAGGTAGAATGCAGTATCATGACATGAAACCAGACGTGAGTGATATTAACATACTCCAGAAATGCTAGCTAGTGAAAAAATCAGGGGAGTGGAATATGAGGGTGTTGTTTGTCCGAAGGATTGTGTATGGACAAAATCGTATGAGCAGGATAAACTTACACACTgacaaagctgaagagagagaGCGGGAAAAAATTATGCACTGATAAAACTGCAAAGAGAGCCACAAAAGCTAACCTCCTCCTGTTTGCCTCAATTGAATCTGAACCAGGCAATGGCGAGGTATCTAAAGTTTGTCCCCTGGCGTCAGATCTTTCGGATCTTCCACAAAGGAGCCTATGGAGTATAGATGCTATTGGGTCCAGAATTGGTCTGCATGTTTCGGTAAATTTGTCAGAAGATACTTCAGTGAAATGCAAAATAGCTTAGAGATTGTATAGATGGAAAATGTACTACCTTAGAAATTCAGGGAAGAAGCTTGAGAAAGAGAACTCCTCACTTGGGTCTCCTTTCAGGCCTGTCTCAAGTCTCTTTTGGAAGTAACGCAGGTAAATCCAACTCATATAAATGCCAAATAGCAAAACTGGGAGATAAGACATCAAGTCCTTTATGAAGAAGCTTACAATAATTGAGATCAGTGCAACAAGAGATGGAATCCACTGATACCCAGAAAAAAAAATGTTAGCTAACAATAATGATTGCATGAAAATTAGAGTTATTTAACATTGAGGATTGAAGGAACAGACCTTTGCCTTGATCTTTAGCACGAAAAGGTTAAGCTCTTGATCTGGTAAAAGCTGTTTAATGCCCACCAACAATCCTGAAAGAACTCCATAGAATCCAGAAAAAGGAGTGTAGCTGAAAAACCAGACTGTAAGAACACCAAAGTAGGGCTCAATATGAACATCAAACAACATGCTCATAAGCTTCTAGAGAAACAGTACTTACAGATAGATCTCTTGCTGAGTTATATAGTACAGCACAATAGCAGTTATGAAGACACATGCAGAAGTTGAAAAGTTCACAATAAAGATGAACTTTGATAATTCTTTTGAACCCCATAAAGGCTCTAACAACTTCCCAAATAAAAGAAGACCAATGATGCTGACAATCACCTGGAAGAGTATTGCTCATGTGAGTTTGAGGGAGCTCTGATATGTTCTTGACAAAAAGGGTATAGTTGTCAAAAagtttataatatttgaaaacTGTGACCAGTTGTTGTATCCACAATGTGATGATATACTTTATTTAACTCACAAACAGCAAATGGCAGATCAAACACTCCAAAGCAAAACAGTTATAAAACAGAACAGCAAGTATTTCCATTCCCTAAGATGGCATTCAAGTTTACAATGCACATCTAGAAGAATTCTTAGTAACAACTAACAAGAACCATGCTATATGTCCACCATCGTAACAAGAGAAAGCTGGAAGCAAATTAAGACAGTGTTTCTCCTAGTTTGAGCGCAACTGATTTAATGATATAAGGTTACATCCAAACAAGCAGACACCGGAAATCTGTACTATAATCTAACCTCTGCCTGAATTGCATCCAGGTCATTAAGAGTTTAGGACTAGCTATTTCTGGTGATAGTTGAAAGCATCCTTAGCCCATCTATGTGATTTGGATGTACTCCCCCTTCACATAAAAGTGAAATATGGCCATGGAAACAATCTCATTTCAGGTGAATTTACATTAGTCATCTTTAGCTAAAAAGAAAAAGACATAGCGTAAGGACGGTTATGACGTAAATAAATTCAGAATTAGGTGCTCTAGCCCCTGAATAAATGGTAGGATGAAAAAAATTACCCCCGGAATTGTTTGCTCCACATAGCCAGCAGTTATCAGGTTCCAGGCAAAAGGGATCGTCCTGCAGACAAAAACCAGATAGTTCTGAAAATGGAACTGCTGAGAAAACAACATTCACATTTGGTTTATTGATTGTTTCTTTAGAGAATATCTGATATTTCGCTTCATAGGTTAAAACACCTTTCTATGCGCACTAGATGCAGTGTGCTGAGTAAAATCTAGTGGTGAGACCAACCAACATGTCTTTTTTATCTAAGACACTGACTAATTATTATCATTGCAATAACCAGGCATTTTAAATCAGCATTCCAAATGGATGCGCTGGTTCCCAATATTAGTAGATGTCCTCAACAGTCAGTATCAGCAGAAGATTTTACCTCAGAGTTACTATGAAACAACTTAGACATCCAGTGGAAACTCAATATGGTGGTAGCTACGAAACAGCTCGAGGGAAAACTAGGAGCCAAGCAACTAGTAAAAGATATTGGTGGTTACTGAGCTTCTACCTTGCGGGAATAAGCGCGAGATAGGTTACAGCCGACGGGAAGAGCTGGACTACAAAGTGAACAAGGAGCAATATGACGGCGAGGCCCTTGCACAGCTTCGTGTATCCTCTGAAGAAGCTCCCACTCTGCATTTGTGAAACACGCCGCATCTAATCAGTGACAAACGCAGAGACAACCCGTGATTTTCTACCATACAATTCCGTTGCTATCCATCATGTAGCAAACAGCAAATCTATTAAGCTGTAGAGGAGAACACGCCAACACACTTGGAAATTTGAATCGAATTGATTCTTATATGGCAGAATTATAATCAGATCAGAGGGCACAGGAGGCGCCCGGCCCGAAGCGCCCGAAACAGACGGGCATATCACCGGAtctagagagagagaagagatatgggatgggagagggagggaggttGAGGTACCCCAGCCGGAAGCGAGGGCGCCGGAGGGGAGCTGCCGCTCATCATGGTGGCGGCCGTTGCCCGACGAGATCCGGAGCGCCGCTCTTACAACCGCTGCTGCGATTTGCCGCCCCGGCGACTCGGGAGACTACTGGCTGCTGGATTTCTCGCTCGGGATCGCAGTGCGGTGGCGGAGTGCCGAGCAAGCAAAGCAGGTGGTTTGGGTTGGGGTTTCGGAGACGTTCAGAATTTCAGATCGATGCTTCCCAATGTGAACGGCAGAGCCTGTCGGCCTGACCAGATGCATGGATTCCCATTCCCTCCTCTGCGAGCTTAATCGCATATATGGTTTTGCGCTTGGATCAGAAGGGTAACAAAAAAAAAGTACCCAGAAGCTAATTTTTACTAGAAAAGAATGACAAGCTTAACGACAGGAAACCACGAAAGTGTTCCGCTGCAACGAAGTAACGTGCCAGGGATGCCAGTGTTTTTGCCACCTGTTGATTCATCATCTAATTTACACACAGATCACATGAATATCGCACACAGCTACTACTCAGATATCGGACTAGCACAGCTGCACAGGTGAAAGGACCAAAGAAGTTCAGAGTATGCAAGTGAAAGTCCAAGCATGACTCCACAGATACATTTCATTGCATTTCATCATTTCAATTGGATACAGTCAAATAGAGTCAAATACAGATGACTACGAATCGACAAATCTGGCCTAGCACAAGGTGAATACTTGATGAAAAGAACATTCTGCGCCGTCATCCCCACTTCATCAAACCTTGCGCAAAACCATCTTTGCCGTGCCACCTGTTTGCACTTATGACCACAAGCTGCAAAGGAACCATGCTTTGCAGCAATGCAATTGAAGTACACTAGTCAGTAGGATATATATTAGCCATAACTCGCTCCACAGTGGCTAGGAAGAGAGGGATGGAAGTCGCAACACACACAAACACACGCTACAACATTCATGATATGGCACCACAAAAGCACCGATACAGGAAAACACTTTACAATAAAAAAGACACAAGGATCTCCTCTTCTAGGCTCATCTGGGCAGCCGTTAAATTCTTGGTTTCACACGTCTTCCATTGGCATCACCGCCATCAAGGACTTCAGTTGAATACAAGCAGGGAGTGACAGAGTGCTCTCCTACCTTGGCCACATACTCAAGAAGCTCGGTCAGAAGGGACGGGCAGCTTTGCTGCAAATAATCAAACCCATCGGTTTGCATGACAGCTGCAACAAAAAAACATGGTTAATCAGATGTTGATATATGAAATAAAGCATCTATTAATGGTCACCATAAAAGTGATATGCCAGTAAACAGTCCATGATGCCATTACTGCGTTCGCACTTCACAGCAACAAAGTGCACTACAATTTTGACTTTTGAAAAATGGCATGGCAACATATCCAGGCCAAACAGTTCTAATTATTATCAACTTTTTCTAACATTCATGGACTACGACGTTACCTTTTATTAACTTTCACGGAGTACAAAGATACTTTTTCTTAATACATGCATGGATCACAGAGTTACATTTTCTAATATTCATAGA is part of the Panicum hallii strain FIL2 chromosome 2, PHallii_v3.1, whole genome shotgun sequence genome and encodes:
- the LOC112880261 gene encoding rhomboid-like protein 19; translated protein: MMSGSSPPAPSLPAGSGSFFRGYTKLCKGLAVILLLVHFVVQLFPSAVTYLALIPARTIPFAWNLITAGYVEQTIPGVIVSIIGLLLFGKLLEPLWGSKELSKFIFIVNFSTSACVFITAIVLYYITQQEIYLYTPFSGFYGVLSGLLVGIKQLLPDQELNLFVLKIKAKWIPSLVALISIIVSFFIKDLMSYLPVLLFGIYMSWIYLRYFQKRLETGLKGDPSEEFSFSSFFPEFLRPILDPIASILHRLLCGRSERSDARGQTLDTSPLPGSDSIEANRRRERGQRALEQRLAEKLAAVRSSEGTSLDAADKV